Below is a window of Chanodichthys erythropterus isolate Z2021 chromosome 19, ASM2448905v1, whole genome shotgun sequence DNA.
TGGCAATTGAGAAAGCTTGTTTGTAATTGTTCAATAGTCCATAGTAAAACTAATATAACCAttttagtgttttgtgtgtaccaaactaagtttgtttatggaaacagacagtaattaatatgtgctgtgctagcatctcatatttcataataatattaaagttaatcaaattgttaataatataattaacaatacagcaaaaagtaacatttgttggcataacaaatactcattaaagtgacaaaataaGCAGCCATAACACTTAATGCTTACAAAATTTTACTTTGTCCCTCAGAAAAAGAGCTCAAGAAGCGGTGGGATTCATTGCGAACCCAATACATGCGTTATAAGAAACAAGGACCCTCAGGAAGTTCTGGAGCTCAGAAGactggcaggcagcaatggatcCTGAACCGCCTGCAGTTTCTAGAGCCTCACACAAAAAGGAAGGAGAGCACTTCAAATCTAATGATcatggtaaataaacaaatatatttatatttatttattgtttaatttcagaataaaataaacattttgctttttgtaAGATGGCAAGTGCTTCTTTAAAAGAGTCTATTCACAAGTAACTCCGCATATTAAGTCAAGCCATTACATTAACTTGTCACATTTGTATCTTATGTTTTTTAAGGAACCTGCGGCTGATAGTGATTCCTGTTCACCCTCAGATGGTACCAACAGTGACACCTGGACTGGCACCCATGAAGACCCCAGCTTCAGTGATGCTGACCTACGGTCAAGTACACCCTTGGCTGAATCCACCATCTGTGGAACTGAGTCCACAGCCATGAGAAAGGACCATTTGCAAAGCTCCAACATAAAACCAAAGCCTCCAGGGAAGCGCAGGAAGATGCAAGACGAATCCTCCAGCGAGGAATCCACAAACTTGATGCGCACCATCGGCAAAACTCTGGAAAAGTTGGCATCACAGGAAAACACCAATGATGCCATCTCagcttactgcaaaaatcttgaaCACAGAATGCGGAATTTGCCACCACATCTACTGCCACATTTCCAGCATGAGGTTGAtaattgcattttcaaatattcagtGGGCCACAACCATGCACTGGATGCATCTTCCAATCAGTATAcacacttgtaattttttatgtagcaaaattgtaaacagatattgtagcatttagtaaatatgtcacgCTTAGTTGTACGTTATATTAGAGTACTTATGCAAAGTTTatatttctgtacattttatttattttaaataccaactgttgatatttttctgtaaattaccttaatgctatttttgcacatttgaaaataaaacactgactttGTGTAAAAGGTACTTCACtgttctttatgtaaaaaaaaaaaatcacaaaacacaatgatgtaaaaatataaactttattttgcaaattcacaccattgttataaaacataaaccAAGGTCAAGGGGAAAGAAACAAGTTTGCTACATGCTTATATTTTGCCCCACTGAAAGGGCACTGCACCGGTGTCCGAATTAAAGTACTGGCACAGTTTATCCCTGAGCTGTTTGGCGTGTGTTGTACTGTTGGTTGTGCGTGGCAGAGGCCTGCTGTAGGCCAGGGTCTTCTCTCCATCTTCCAGGGACAGTGTCATGATCTTGTTCTTCCTGGTCGATTCCTGCCATGTACACTTCACAGCACTCTTTGCGCAGAAAGTTGTGCAGAGCacagcaagacaaaacaatgtccTCCACTTTGGCAGTGCTTTGAATATTAATGGTGGTTAGTAGGACGCGAAAACGATTTGCCAGGAtgccaaatgcattttcaaccaCCCTTCGAGCTCATGAGAAGTCTGTAATTGAATAAGCGTTGCTCTACAGACAGCTTGCGGTTCGGGTATGGCTTCATGAGGTATTCCTTTAAGGGGAATGCCTCATCAGCCACAATGCAGTAAGGGGCCAGCTGGTCTGATTCAGGAAGTGGTGCAGGTGCAGGAATGTTGGATGTTCTTTTCTCCAAGGCATCCTGCAATGAGCATCCCCCAAACACTCCACCATCTGAAATGCGCCCGTTGCAGCCCACATCAACATACAGAAATCTGTAGTTGCTGTCTACCAGTGCCATAAGCACTATTGAGAATGTATGCTTGTAGTTGAAGAATTTAGATCCAGATCCTGGAGGGGGACGAATGTTAATGTGCTTTCCATCCAGAGCACCCAGGCAATTTGGGAAATGCCACTGATTCTGGAATCCAACGGCTACTTGCTGCCACTCTTCCACTGTGTCTGGGcactaaaaaacaatataattaaaagaaattagtttaaCTCGTCAGACCATTAATAACTCAGTGATTTTGACATTCTTGAATTAACCCTGCAAAGCCCACTTctgcagaattacaacatcactttcaaaaatttaaaaaaatgcctgcaaatgtttttttctctcaagatcacatttacatagttaatgggttctattgttcGTCCTCACAATGCTATTGGGTTGAAGAAGTGTTTATAGGTCAGCATTAGGCTCTTTATGTTTTGGATTTTGGGGGGAGATGCCTGTTGCATTGTTCAGGGACAGGTATGAATGGTCTTGAATATGAACCTGTAAGTGCTCTGGGGGGATGAATGTGTTCTTTTAGTATGATAAGTAGAGAGCATAATAGGCCAGCCAGActgtattgtttgaatgtagtagtggaattttatttgcattgaaattataatttgatggataatacttagatctctgccctcgacacatggtctaccatcctgtctattctttcagtttatctacTACAATATAAGACCCTAAAATTacccttattaaaatgtaaaaaaactgaaaaatctttaatttctacatcagaggcctcctaaaacaatatctgagagatcaaaaaaattgctcatttttgggctaaaacaaaaaacattaaacagataCATGTATACCTTTAGGTATTTCTCTTTTAAGACTTGGTAGATTGCTGCACAGGTTTCAGGAACAAATTGCTGAATTGTGGACATTCCCACCCGGAATTGGTAAGAAAGGCTCTTGAAGCTTTCTCCTGCAAAgattacaaacacataactccactattaattttccacaccttttacagagtcaaatctaacacttttaatgcatttgtactacactacattaaagcaaatattttttttatcagttattaaagacattgtgctacaaacaaccataataatgttttatacattgtgtctttttaaagtaggctacaactggatacaaaataataaaattcttttcacttttataatgcttcataatacaccaaaataaacacaactgaaaaggtgttttaatgaaatgttcaaacaaCGAATAACCTTACCTGTTGCCAAGAACCGTAGTGTAATCATCAGACGTTCCCCCACGGAGATACAATCCCGGTAGTTCGTGTTTGTTCTCTGTATGATTGGACTAATAAGTTCTTTTAACATGTGAAATTGAGTGGGAAAAAGCCGAGCGAAATTTTTAAAACCACAAGTTTCCTGTAACTCGAGCTCTCGACACAGGTTCGGGAAAGCACCTTGGGCCTGTCTCTGGAGTATCCATGGTTTCACCCATTTAGTGCGCTTTCTCCGTATTTTTCTCATCCGcttcttcttttcctcttccaCAAGCAAAAGACCAAGGGCTGACAAAGCCAGTGCCATTTGCAACGTGTCggacatttttgaaataacacGAATCCGTATGTGATGAGCGAGAACTGGTTTTTCATGCacctttgtttatgttttgtatccCTGTAGCTCTTCCGGTCTCCCTAGCAACGAACCATAGCAACGAACACaaactactgccacctgctggcatggaaaggcatttcatctcacgcaggcgcagaacggacgtgctatttggccgtcggctgtcgaacgtcggcttggtgtgtcagggcaactttggacccagacgctgccgacgccagccgacgccagccgaccccgcagtctgctttcgtcgccactagttcgtcgccgtcggcttggtgtgttccggccttaacggtctaatcagattcaatgaactatgctaaaagtggtaccgccagaaccggagatcggctgaatggattcgaaaacgctaaaactcaactgtttaactctaggggagttggaaaattagcctttttttttcaaaaaaagtggagtgttcctttaaatactgttatttgaaattattttaacctgttaactgtcacccccacttttttttttagacaagaaaatgcactatccaaacttaaatggttgtaattcaagaacaCTTTGGAGTATAGACGtaaggctggtcttgttttaaagaagacatttagattattgtagaagtgaaattacttatgtaagtgaaacagaaaaaaagttatagaagtttaagtttatgaaaatgtaaaatgtaaaaatataatattttatattttatataaaatatatattttacaaaacaagttttactctaaaactgcaaggaaatcaaagccaaaaatctgaacaagttgtgttccaaatttcaggttgatatctcaaaaaatgagctttcagtaagattttgtttgggcgcagtaccacactttttcactagatgacaaccaagctccattgGTGACTATATaaaggcgcctccatttccatatatggtttgagtgatctgaaccatatatttccattactttcatacaatttatgaagtagacatcctatatagaagtagtatgggaagttttggcagaatttgatatgaattcagcctctaataaacataaaaataacatgtatgtgGGTTATAGATTACCACCACAatcataaatttatttattttttctattaaaaacattttcagacctttttttctcaaaaaattgaatggatgttatcttttgaactcttggcatgaaaacaaacatgtttcaaccaatctttaatgatttttcatgttcatcgctatttcaaaataaaggtctgaacatgccttatgagtatgaaaatatgcttgttgcaaattgataaattactgctcctgtgtaatttattttgaaaatcagtcaccaaatatgtaaactagagattctaagctttcaaatgatatatagtttgtcaagattagtttaggtttagtatagaatattactgttttaaatatgtaatggctgtgggcccaccggtgggcccgtgacagttaacaggttaaaaacgaaaagacactttaaacctgaaattaaacccgccagtaggtggcagcaagtcccTGCTAATGAGCGAGTTattgagattcaaccgattcattcaaacggatgattcattcaggaagtgttgctcagagacacaAAACAATTCTGAACTATTTTttggaaataaaaaatatatcgACACtgactttgtttggaactatttttgttGGTGAAACAGGcgatttggtgtctaaaatgtaagtcacttgatattaagttcttgttcattaaactgtactctgtataaaatcaatatcatgTTTGTAATTTctgatatttggagaaaaacggtgctgtgtaatattggttaactatattaaattaaataaatataaaagatgTACTGTTAATCTGAGTTTTTGTCCTAACTAGCGTGACGGCGACATGCAATAATTCTATTGTAGAAATGTTTTCAAACCACCTGTAGCTACATGAAGCTGACTAAAATATCTGCAAAACCAGCGGacgagaaaaacaaaaacaacacccAGTTTTATATCCCTGTGTTATGAGAACAGCAGCAGGGTTTGAGcgtttgttgtgtgtttgttgCCATGAATGC
It encodes the following:
- the LOC137008276 gene encoding transcription factor Adf-1-like, coding for MAIWNEASEDELINMIQERPGLYDITEKCYVNRVLKAELWREIENKLVISEKELKKRWDSLRTQYMRYKKQGPSGSSGAQKTGRQQWILNRLQFLEPHTKRKESTSNLMIMEPAADSDSCSPSDGTNSDTWTGTHEDPSFSDADLRSSTPLAESTICGTESTAMRKDHLQSSNIKPKPPGKRRKMQDESSSEESTNLMRTIGKTLEKLASQENTNDAISAYCKNLEHRMRNLPPHLLPHFQHEVDNCIFKYSVGHNHALDASSNQYTHL